A genomic stretch from Caloenas nicobarica isolate bCalNic1 chromosome 3, bCalNic1.hap1, whole genome shotgun sequence includes:
- the B3GAT2 gene encoding galactosylgalactosylxylosylprotein 3-beta-glucuronosyltransferase 2 codes for MKSLLFSRFLLLLPWVLIVIIVLDIDSSRAPLPALAPRGGGGGGGGSGGARPAAARAPPPRRPEAALPTIYAITPTYSRPVQKAELTRLANTFRQVSRLHWILVEDAAARSELVSRFVAGAGLPCTHLHVPTPRRYKRPGLPRATEQRNAGLAWLRQRHQHLPPPQPGVLFFADDDNTYSLELFQEMRTTRKVSVWPVGLVGGRRYERPVVENGKVVGWYTGWRADRPFAIDMAGFAVSLQVILSHPKAVFKRRGSQPGMQESDFLKQITTVEELEPKANNCTKVLVWHTRTEKVNLANEPKYHLDTVNIEV; via the exons ATGAAGTCCCTGCTCTTCAGCcgcttcctcctgctgctgccctgggtgCTCATCGTCATCATCGTGCTGGACATCGACAGCAGCCgggcgccgctgcccgccctggccccccgcggcgggggcggcggcgggggcggtagcgggggggcccggccggcggcggcgcgggcgccCCCCCCGCGGCGGCCCGAGGCGGCGCTGCCCACCATCTATGCCATCACGCCCACCTACAGCCGCCCGGTGCAGAAGGCCGAGCTCACCCGCCTGGCCAACACGTTCCGGCAGGTGTCGCGGCTGCACTGGATCCTGGTGGAGGACGCGGCGGCGCGCAGCGAGCTGGTGAGCCGCTTCGTGGCGGGCGCCGGCCTGCCCTGCACGCACCTGCACGTCCCCACGCCGCGCCGCTACAagcggccggggctgccccgcgcCACCGAGCAGCGCAACGCCGGCCTGGCCTGGCTGCGGCAGCGGCACCAGCACCTgccgcccccccagcccggggtgCTCTTCTTCGCCGACGACGACAACACCTACAGTCTGGAGCTCTTCCAGGAG ATGCGCACAACCCGCAAGGTGTCCGTGTGGCCCGTGGGGCTGGTCGGAGGGCGGCGATACGAGCGCCCGGTCGTGGAAAATGGCAAAGTCGTGGGCTGGTacacaggctggagagctgacAGGCCCTTCGCCATCGACATGGCAG GATTTGCTGTGAGTCTTCAAGTGATTCTGTCACATCCAAAAGCCGTATTCAAGCGTCGTGGTTCTCAACCAGGAATGCAAGAATctgattttctgaaacagaTAACAACAGTGGAGGAACTGgaacccaaagcaaacaactGCACGAAG GTTCTTGTTTGGCACACACGAACAGAAAAAGTCAATCTAGCTAATGAGCCAAAATACCATCTGGACACAGTCAATATTGAGGTATGA
- the LOC135986914 gene encoding uncharacterized protein LOC135986914 translates to MKFSSTNAFLKGALKSARCTGEQHGRTTRGSGSGQRGQTGQRAVLPPSGAGDGRATAGKTEGTRAKRPPHLQLLTSAELKNIPPLTKKRKKKKSNNKNEASGCAPLREASTRARSLRPPQPGPSPLPRRRRPGRRPKLAPAAVPAAPRKESSPRRRQPGPSPRPEGAERGAPPAAPSPRRPGAAAGAGRGGSPLGPRPRGPSLLPPRPPCPPSPPPRTARAARGSGGEGAFPQSPPPSRGRDGAVPPARPGPAMLREKEEEEEGRRPLAE, encoded by the coding sequence ATGAAATTCTCATctacaaatgcttttttaaaaggagctCTCAAGTCCGCCCGATGCACAGGGGAGCAGCACGGCAGAACCACGCGGGGAAGCGGCTCCGGCCAGCGCGGGCAGACCGGGCAGCGCGCTGTGCTGCCTCCCTCGGGGGCAGGGGACGGGAGGGCGACAGCGGGGAAAACCGAGGGGACCCGCGCGAAACGGCCGCCTCATTTACAACTTCTTACATCTGCGGAGCTCAAAAATATTCCTCcgttaacaaaaaaaagaaaaaaaaaaaaatcaaacaacaaaaatgaagcGAGCGGCTGCGCGCCGCTCCGAGAGGCGAGTACTCGGGCACGATCCCTCcgtcccccccagcccggcccgtCGCCGCTGCCCCGGAGAAGGCGTCCCGGCCGCCGGCCGAAGTTGGCGCCCGCCGCGGTGCCAGCCGCGCCGCGGAAGGAAagcagcccccgccgccgccagccgGGCCCTTCGCCGCGCCCCGAGGGCGCCGAGCGCGGAGCTCCGccggccgccccctccccgcggcgCCCGGGAGCGGCAgccggagcggggcggggcgggagccCCCTCGGCCCCCGCCCGCGGGGaccctccctcctgcctccccgcccgccctgccctccctccccgcccccgcgcACCGCCAGAGCCGCCCGGGGAAGCGGAGGAGAAGGAGCGTTTCCCCAGAGCCCCCCGCCGAGCCGCGGCCGCGACGGCGCGgtgcccccggcccggcccggcccggcgatGCTGcgggagaaggaagaggaggaggaggggaggcgGCCGCTCGCGGAGTAG